From Streptomyces durmitorensis, a single genomic window includes:
- a CDS encoding SDR family oxidoreductase produces MSSDREMVRDMDSTEALAQPLAGKIALVAGATRGAGRAMAVELGRAGATVYATGRTTRAHTSEVGRTTETIEETAELITAAGREAGGAGTGIAVPTDHLEPEQVEALVERIDREQGRLDILVNDIWGGDVHVEWDKKMWEHDLDKGLRLMRLGIETHIVTSRYALPLLVKNPGGLVVEVTDGTEEYNGPNYRKPFYYDLAKAAPLRMAKGLAEELKDYGCTALCLTPGWLRSEFMLDTAFKVTEDNWLDGCEQNPHFAISETPTFVGRALVALAADPEVARWNGASLSSGGLAKEYGFTDVDGSAPDAWRYIAEVEQKGKPADVTGYR; encoded by the coding sequence ATGAGCAGCGACAGGGAGATGGTCAGGGACATGGACAGCACCGAGGCACTCGCGCAGCCACTGGCCGGAAAGATCGCCCTCGTCGCCGGTGCCACCCGCGGCGCGGGCCGGGCCATGGCCGTGGAGCTCGGCCGCGCCGGAGCCACCGTGTACGCGACGGGGCGCACGACCCGCGCGCACACCAGCGAGGTCGGCCGCACCACGGAGACCATCGAGGAGACCGCGGAGCTGATCACCGCCGCTGGCCGTGAGGCGGGCGGAGCGGGCACAGGAATCGCCGTACCGACCGATCATCTGGAGCCCGAGCAGGTCGAGGCCCTCGTCGAGCGCATCGACCGGGAACAGGGGCGCCTGGACATCCTGGTCAACGACATCTGGGGCGGCGACGTCCACGTCGAGTGGGACAAGAAGATGTGGGAGCACGACCTCGACAAGGGGCTGCGCCTGATGCGCCTCGGCATCGAGACCCACATCGTCACCAGCCGGTACGCGCTCCCGCTGCTCGTCAAGAACCCCGGAGGCCTGGTCGTCGAGGTCACCGACGGGACCGAGGAGTACAACGGCCCCAACTACCGCAAGCCCTTCTACTACGACCTCGCCAAGGCGGCCCCGCTGCGGATGGCGAAGGGCCTGGCCGAGGAGCTCAAGGATTACGGCTGCACGGCGCTCTGCCTGACCCCCGGCTGGCTGCGCTCCGAGTTCATGCTCGACACGGCCTTCAAGGTGACCGAGGACAACTGGCTGGACGGCTGCGAGCAGAACCCCCACTTCGCGATCTCCGAGACCCCGACCTTCGTGGGCCGGGCCCTGGTCGCGCTCGCCGCCGACCCCGAAGTGGCCCGCTGGAACGGGGCATCGCTCTCCAGCGGCGGCCTCGCCAAGGAGTACGGCTTCACGGACGTCGACGGTTCGGCGCCGGACGCCTGGCGCTACATCGCGGAGGTCGAGCAGAAGGGCAAACCGGCGGATGTGACGGGCTACCGCTAG
- a CDS encoding SDR family NAD(P)-dependent oxidoreductase — translation MSNAGQTFAGQIYAGKVVVITGASAGIGSGFARHAAALGMRLVLADIAADRLSALAEELRAVGAEVEPVVTDVSDPLSVDALADRAYDRFGAVDMLINNAGIMAMGYSWEIPAERWDAALRINIGGYVNGIRSFVPRLLEQPTRSWVLNVSSVGGLLPSPLMAPYSVTKFGTLALTESLAYEMRMKQAPVQVSVVLPDSVKSEIFRAALPGDGTPPEIAGFNEQLQQRADTQGITPEEHARRVFEQAAEGRYWITPQPEMIDAALQPRTDMILSRTNPGLDLGGV, via the coding sequence ATGAGCAACGCAGGCCAGACCTTCGCAGGCCAGATCTACGCGGGCAAGGTCGTCGTCATCACCGGTGCGTCGGCGGGCATCGGATCCGGATTCGCCCGGCACGCGGCGGCCCTTGGTATGAGGCTGGTCCTCGCCGACATAGCCGCCGACCGCCTCTCGGCCCTGGCCGAGGAGTTGCGCGCCGTCGGGGCCGAGGTCGAGCCGGTCGTGACGGACGTGTCCGACCCGCTCTCGGTCGACGCCCTCGCCGACCGTGCCTACGACCGCTTCGGCGCCGTCGACATGCTGATCAACAACGCCGGGATCATGGCCATGGGCTACTCCTGGGAGATCCCCGCCGAGCGCTGGGACGCCGCCCTGCGGATCAACATCGGCGGCTATGTGAACGGCATACGCTCCTTCGTGCCGCGCCTGCTTGAGCAGCCGACGCGTAGCTGGGTGCTCAACGTGTCCTCGGTGGGCGGACTGCTGCCGAGCCCGCTGATGGCGCCGTACAGCGTGACCAAGTTCGGGACGCTCGCGCTCACCGAGTCCCTCGCCTACGAGATGCGGATGAAGCAGGCGCCGGTGCAGGTCTCGGTCGTGCTGCCGGACTCGGTCAAGAGCGAGATATTCAGGGCCGCGCTGCCGGGGGACGGCACACCGCCGGAGATAGCGGGGTTCAACGAACAGCTCCAGCAGCGCGCCGACACCCAGGGGATCACGCCCGAGGAGCACGCCCGCCGTGTCTTCGAGCAGGCCGCGGAGGGCCGTTACTGGATCACTCCGCAGCCCGAGATGATCGACGCGGCGCTCCAGCCGCGCACGGACATGATCCTTTCCCGGACGAACCCAGGGCTCGACCTGGGCGGGGTCTGA
- a CDS encoding TIGR01777 family oxidoreductase: MEPTESEQSAPSSRPSRIAVAGASGLIGTALTRALADDGREVVRLVRRAPRTKDEVRWDPKEGYVDTAGLAGCDALVNLAGAGIGDRRWTAAYKQEIRDSRVLGTSALAEAAASLDEPPRVFLSASAIGYYGETGQRAVDESAPAGEGFLPSLCVEWEGAAAAAHEAGIRTVFSRNGLVVAREGGAWARMFPLFKAGLGGRLGNGRQYWSYISLHDAVAALRHLLDTPTLSGPVNLTAPDPLTNREVTAAMGRVLHRPTLFTAPRPALRVVLGEMSGDVLGSQRVLPTRLLESGFSFAFPGIEESIRAALR, translated from the coding sequence ATGGAGCCCACCGAGTCCGAGCAGTCAGCCCCGTCCTCGCGGCCGTCCCGTATCGCCGTGGCCGGCGCGTCCGGCCTCATCGGGACGGCCCTGACCCGCGCCTTGGCCGACGACGGCCGCGAGGTGGTGCGGCTCGTGCGCCGTGCACCTCGTACGAAGGACGAGGTGCGATGGGACCCCAAGGAGGGCTACGTCGACACGGCGGGGCTCGCGGGCTGTGACGCGCTCGTCAACCTGGCGGGGGCCGGGATCGGCGACCGCCGCTGGACGGCCGCCTACAAGCAGGAGATCCGTGACAGCAGGGTGCTCGGCACCTCCGCGCTCGCCGAGGCCGCGGCCTCGCTGGACGAGCCGCCGCGCGTCTTCCTGAGCGCGAGCGCGATCGGCTACTACGGAGAGACCGGTCAGCGCGCGGTGGACGAGAGCGCGCCTGCCGGAGAGGGCTTCCTGCCTTCCCTGTGCGTGGAGTGGGAGGGTGCGGCGGCCGCGGCGCACGAAGCGGGCATCCGCACGGTCTTCTCGCGCAACGGCCTGGTGGTGGCGCGCGAGGGCGGCGCCTGGGCGCGGATGTTCCCGCTCTTCAAGGCGGGGCTCGGCGGACGCCTCGGCAACGGCCGGCAGTACTGGAGCTACATCTCGCTGCACGACGCGGTGGCCGCGCTGCGGCACCTGCTCGACACCCCGACACTGTCGGGTCCCGTCAACCTGACGGCGCCCGATCCGCTCACCAACCGTGAGGTGACGGCGGCGATGGGGCGGGTGCTTCACCGGCCCACGCTCTTCACGGCGCCGCGGCCCGCGCTGCGCGTCGTGCTCGGCGAGATGTCCGGCGACGTGCTCGGCAGCCAGCGGGTCCTGCCGACCCGGCTCCTGGAGTCGGGCTTCTCGTTCGCGTTCCCGGGCATCGAGGAGTCGATCCGCGCCGCGCTGCGGTGA
- a CDS encoding NAD(P)/FAD-dependent oxidoreductase, producing the protein MLEPAHHADVVIVGAGVAGLSAAHQLTSAGVTTVVLEAAPYVGGRMSTEKVDGFRLDRIGQLLTTSYPELRHTPGLDALVLRPFVPGVLMHSDGRHHRAVEPTSPRRARGALTAARALASAPRGPRTARTAPRTTPLGGALDQARLGAALARIAATPPQRLLARPELPAAQALFDRGLPARTVNGFLRPLLSALLCDPDLTTSSRCADLALHSFARGRLCLPEGGAEALPELLSAALPPGTVRTGVRATAVSTTSVTTAEHGEVSCRAVLLATDARAAAELLPGLRVPPFHQVTVLHHAAPEPPLAEPALLLDADRSGPVAHTAVISHVDPSRAPAGRALISSTVLGPPPDERAVLAHLAELYGTSTARWESLAVHHTREAVPAMPPPHDLRRPVRLLSGLYVCGDHRDTSTVQGALYSGRRAARAALADFGVDPAHGTGQLPMAA; encoded by the coding sequence GTGCTAGAGCCTGCGCACCATGCGGATGTCGTCATCGTGGGAGCGGGGGTCGCGGGACTCTCGGCCGCCCACCAGCTGACCAGTGCCGGTGTAACGACCGTCGTCCTGGAAGCCGCCCCTTACGTCGGCGGGCGCATGTCGACGGAGAAGGTCGACGGGTTCCGGCTCGACAGGATCGGGCAGCTGCTCACCACCTCGTATCCCGAGCTGCGCCACACACCGGGGCTCGACGCCCTCGTACTGCGGCCCTTCGTGCCCGGTGTCCTGATGCACAGCGACGGTCGGCACCACCGCGCCGTCGAGCCCACGAGCCCCCGGCGCGCAAGGGGCGCACTCACCGCCGCGCGCGCCCTCGCAAGCGCCCCCCGGGGTCCGCGCACGGCTCGGACCGCACCCCGCACCACCCCCCTCGGCGGCGCGCTCGACCAGGCCCGGCTCGGCGCGGCACTCGCCAGGATCGCGGCGACGCCCCCGCAGCGCCTCCTCGCCCGCCCCGAACTCCCGGCGGCACAAGCCCTCTTCGACCGCGGCCTGCCCGCGCGCACCGTCAACGGCTTCCTGCGCCCGCTGCTCTCGGCGCTCCTGTGCGACCCGGACCTGACGACGTCGAGCCGGTGCGCCGACCTCGCCCTGCACTCCTTCGCGCGCGGCCGTCTGTGTCTGCCGGAAGGCGGCGCCGAGGCGCTTCCCGAGCTCCTTTCGGCCGCACTGCCACCGGGCACGGTGCGCACCGGCGTACGCGCCACGGCCGTCTCCACGACCTCGGTCACGACCGCGGAGCACGGCGAAGTGAGCTGCCGCGCCGTCCTGTTGGCCACCGACGCGCGCGCCGCCGCCGAGCTGCTGCCCGGCCTGCGCGTGCCGCCCTTCCACCAGGTGACGGTCCTGCACCACGCGGCCCCCGAGCCGCCGCTCGCCGAACCGGCCCTGCTGCTCGACGCCGACCGTTCGGGGCCGGTCGCGCACACGGCCGTGATCAGCCACGTCGACCCGTCGCGCGCGCCCGCGGGCCGGGCGCTCATCTCCTCGACGGTCCTCGGCCCGCCGCCGGACGAGCGCGCCGTCCTCGCCCATCTCGCCGAGCTGTACGGCACGTCGACCGCCCGGTGGGAGTCCCTCGCCGTCCACCACACCCGCGAGGCGGTGCCCGCGATGCCGCCCCCGCACGATCTGCGCCGCCCCGTGCGGCTGCTCTCGGGGCTCTACGTGTGCGGGGACCACCGGGACACCAGCACGGTGCAGGGCGCGCTG
- a CDS encoding helix-turn-helix transcriptional regulator — translation MRAARLIKMVLLLQARPSMTAAELAGELDVSERTITRDAQALSEAGVPVYADRGRTGGYRLIGGYRTRLTGLGRSEAEALFLSGVPGALREMGLEDASSAARLKVSAALMPSLRDAQQNASQRFHLDAPGWFQETPAPELLPPLADAVWDDRRVTARYRRQDAEVERELEPYGLVLKAGVWYLCARVPDTGSFRVYRIDRFTAIATGEDRFVRDEEFDLPGFWEERAAQFARAILKSEVVVRLSERGLRQLPYATDAVSVREAMEEASAPDDQGWVTLTLPVENETVAYTQLMSLGPEAEVLEPTTLRERFAQAATQMASRYK, via the coding sequence ATGCGCGCTGCACGCCTCATCAAGATGGTGCTTCTGCTCCAGGCCCGCCCCTCCATGACCGCCGCCGAGCTCGCGGGCGAGCTCGACGTGTCCGAGCGGACCATCACGCGGGACGCCCAGGCGCTTTCGGAGGCCGGGGTCCCGGTCTACGCGGACCGCGGCCGCACCGGCGGCTACCGCCTCATCGGCGGCTACCGCACCCGCCTCACCGGGCTCGGACGCAGCGAGGCGGAGGCGCTGTTCCTGTCCGGAGTCCCGGGCGCCCTGCGGGAGATGGGCCTGGAGGACGCCTCGTCCGCGGCCCGTCTGAAGGTGTCGGCGGCCCTGATGCCCTCCCTCCGGGACGCCCAGCAGAACGCCTCGCAGCGGTTCCACCTGGACGCGCCGGGGTGGTTCCAGGAGACTCCGGCGCCCGAGCTGCTGCCCCCGCTCGCGGACGCGGTCTGGGACGACCGGCGCGTCACCGCCCGCTACCGGCGCCAGGACGCCGAGGTGGAAAGGGAGTTGGAGCCCTACGGCCTCGTGCTCAAGGCGGGCGTCTGGTATCTGTGCGCGAGGGTTCCCGACACGGGTTCGTTCCGGGTGTACCGCATCGACCGCTTCACCGCGATCGCCACCGGCGAGGACCGCTTCGTACGCGACGAGGAGTTCGACCTGCCGGGTTTCTGGGAGGAACGGGCGGCGCAGTTCGCGCGGGCGATCCTGAAGTCCGAGGTCGTGGTGCGGCTCTCCGAGAGGGGCCTACGACAGCTTCCGTACGCCACCGACGCCGTGTCCGTGCGCGAGGCGATGGAGGAGGCGAGCGCCCCGGACGACCAGGGCTGGGTGACGCTCACCTTGCCCGTGGAGAACGAGACGGTCGCGTACACCCAGCTCATGTCCCTGGGCCCGGAGGCGGAGGTCCTGGAGCCGACGACGCTCAGAGAGCGATTCGCACAAGCGGCAACACAAATGGCCAGCCGCTACAAGTAA
- a CDS encoding TetR/AcrR family transcriptional regulator — protein MSTHPSQSPQSRQSPQSPPPSLTERRKAATQLDIARAAAELFAERGPDGTTAEEIAGRAGVALRTFYRYFRNKQDAVAPLLAGGAAEWRAHLADLDPAAGVPTALERSIADALTAADDRAAESLEWTRGLLRAAQDDPALRAVWYRVNQESEEQLVPVLARLAGDDADALDVRLAAAAATDAIRLALETWAVTDAPTEGPGSPAVLAVRCLRELTGGLRLLHARRADG, from the coding sequence GTGAGCACCCACCCGTCGCAGTCACCGCAGTCACGGCAGTCACCGCAGTCACCGCCACCGTCGCTGACGGAGCGCCGCAAAGCGGCCACGCAGCTCGACATCGCCCGCGCCGCGGCCGAACTCTTCGCCGAGCGCGGCCCGGACGGCACCACGGCCGAGGAGATCGCGGGCCGGGCCGGAGTGGCGCTGCGCACCTTCTACCGGTACTTCCGCAACAAGCAGGACGCGGTCGCGCCGCTCCTCGCCGGGGGCGCCGCCGAGTGGCGGGCCCACCTGGCGGATCTCGACCCGGCCGCCGGAGTGCCGACGGCCCTGGAGCGGTCCATCGCGGACGCGCTGACCGCGGCGGACGACCGCGCGGCCGAGTCCCTGGAGTGGACCCGCGGCCTGCTGCGCGCCGCGCAGGACGATCCGGCGCTGCGCGCCGTCTGGTACCGCGTGAACCAGGAGTCCGAGGAGCAGCTCGTGCCCGTGCTCGCCCGCCTGGCCGGGGACGACGCCGACGCGCTGGACGTGCGCCTGGCGGCCGCGGCCGCCACGGACGCCATCCGCCTGGCTCTGGAGACCTGGGCCGTCACGGACGCGCCCACCGAGGGGCCCGGCTCCCCCGCCGTCCTGGCGGTGCGCTGCCTGCGCGAACTGACGGGCGGGCTCCGGCTCCTGCACGCCCGGCGCGCCGACGGCTGA
- a CDS encoding SDR family NAD(P)-dependent oxidoreductase produces MNRYAGRRALITGGGSGIGQATVLRILEEGGKVVAADVSEAGLKDTSEKAGAAADRLTTLVVDIADETSVREGVATAVTALGGLDVLVNAAGVLRSSHTHETSLDSFNRVIQVNLVGTFLVIREAIPALLEGEDAAVVNFSSTSAMFAHPYMAAYAASKGGIQSMTHALAAEYGKQGIRFNSVQPGSISSGMTDGSGASKQSVGPGLPEDADMSLFMKLAPAIGQGFAGPESVASVVALLGSQDGKFITGTEVRVDGGTHF; encoded by the coding sequence ATGAACCGCTACGCAGGCCGTCGTGCACTCATCACCGGCGGTGGCTCGGGCATCGGGCAGGCCACCGTCCTGCGGATCCTCGAGGAGGGCGGCAAGGTCGTGGCCGCCGACGTCAGCGAGGCGGGCCTGAAGGACACCTCCGAGAAGGCGGGCGCGGCGGCCGACCGTCTCACCACCCTCGTCGTCGACATCGCGGACGAGACCTCGGTGCGCGAGGGGGTCGCCACCGCCGTCACCGCGCTCGGCGGCCTGGACGTCCTGGTCAACGCGGCGGGCGTGCTCCGCTCCTCGCACACGCACGAGACAAGCCTGGATTCCTTCAACCGCGTCATCCAGGTCAACCTGGTCGGCACGTTCCTGGTGATCCGCGAAGCGATCCCCGCGCTGCTCGAAGGCGAGGACGCCGCCGTCGTCAACTTCAGCTCCACCTCAGCGATGTTCGCCCACCCGTACATGGCGGCGTACGCGGCGAGCAAGGGCGGCATCCAGTCCATGACGCACGCGCTGGCCGCCGAGTACGGCAAGCAGGGCATCCGCTTCAACTCCGTCCAGCCCGGCTCCATATCCAGCGGCATGACCGACGGCAGCGGCGCCAGCAAGCAGAGCGTCGGCCCCGGCCTGCCCGAGGACGCCGACATGAGCCTCTTCATGAAGCTGGCCCCGGCCATCGGTCAGGGCTTCGCGGGGCCGGAGTCCGTGGCCTCGGTGGTCGCCCTGCTCGGCTCGCAGGACGGCAAGTTCATCACCGGCACCGAGGTCCGGGTCGACGGCGGCACCCACTTCTGA
- a CDS encoding PP2C family protein-serine/threonine phosphatase produces the protein MFRVAAASRRDREEPGWLRGAPRPRWVRWPPPVLLAVMCVIQLATPETVDLSFLLAAVPPLAALSYGASATALFGGTVVLLLALPDVGLGRPGDSDLLTVAFVALLSILFAWVRSRRDAQLVTVRTVAEAAQFAVLPPLPERVGPVRCAGLYRAAQGGTLVGGDLFDVRKGPCGVRALVGDVQGHGLAAVGTVAALLGAFREAVLDKTDLEGVAARLDRRLVVDSEEAEHAELFATAVLLEFREDAPELRIVSCGHPPPLLLRGGVVEELAVAPGAPLGLGIAGVAPPEEVTVGLKPGDRLLVVTDGVTEARDASGAFYPLAERLSVLCADLLDDPAAMTSAVWRDLMRFSGGVGDDVALLAFSLDLGLDLRLERGPGPEPDPEM, from the coding sequence ATGTTCAGGGTCGCTGCTGCCAGTCGGCGGGACCGGGAGGAGCCGGGCTGGCTGCGCGGCGCGCCGAGACCACGCTGGGTGCGCTGGCCCCCGCCCGTGCTCCTGGCCGTCATGTGCGTCATCCAGCTGGCCACCCCGGAGACGGTCGACCTCAGCTTCCTGCTCGCCGCCGTGCCGCCGCTTGCCGCGCTGTCGTACGGCGCCTCCGCCACGGCCCTCTTCGGCGGCACCGTGGTGCTGCTGCTCGCCCTGCCGGACGTCGGACTCGGCCGCCCGGGGGACAGCGATCTGCTGACGGTCGCCTTCGTGGCGCTCCTGAGCATCCTGTTCGCCTGGGTACGCAGCCGGCGCGACGCCCAGCTCGTCACCGTGCGCACCGTCGCGGAGGCCGCCCAGTTCGCCGTCCTGCCGCCGCTGCCCGAGCGCGTGGGCCCGGTGCGCTGCGCGGGCCTCTACCGCGCCGCACAGGGCGGGACGCTGGTCGGCGGCGATCTCTTCGACGTACGCAAGGGCCCCTGTGGCGTACGGGCGCTGGTGGGCGACGTGCAGGGGCACGGCCTCGCGGCCGTCGGGACCGTTGCCGCGCTGCTCGGCGCCTTCCGGGAGGCGGTGCTCGACAAGACCGACCTGGAGGGGGTGGCCGCCCGCCTCGACCGGCGCCTGGTGGTCGACTCCGAGGAGGCCGAGCACGCCGAACTCTTCGCCACCGCCGTGCTCCTGGAGTTCCGGGAGGACGCCCCCGAGCTGCGGATCGTCTCCTGCGGCCACCCGCCCCCGCTGCTGCTGCGCGGGGGAGTCGTCGAGGAGCTCGCCGTGGCGCCGGGCGCTCCGCTGGGCCTGGGGATCGCCGGTGTCGCCCCGCCCGAAGAGGTGACCGTGGGCCTGAAGCCCGGCGACCGGCTGCTCGTGGTGACCGACGGCGTGACCGAGGCGCGGGACGCGTCCGGCGCCTTCTACCCGCTGGCCGAGCGCCTTTCGGTGCTCTGCGCCGACCTGCTGGACGACCCGGCGGCCATGACGTCCGCGGTGTGGAGGGACCTGATGCGGTTCTCCGGCGGGGTCGGGGACGACGTGGCGCTGCTGGCGTTCTCGCTGGACCTGGGGCTCGATCTGCGGCTGGAGCGGGGGCCGGGGCCGGAGCCGGATCCGGAGATGTAG
- a CDS encoding peptidoglycan recognition protein family protein, with product MRVFRGMSAARVPSAVRAVLCCVPGAVAVGLLLMCALFAGPGASGAPGRAGDAPVAFAGLGERAGVTGRYPTMPAAAAPVRRAVGHPAVRPRVVPRAQWLAGAVREPPPARYADRVQAVFVHHTDSPNSYDCADTPRIIRYLYAGQVEGRQWDDIGYNFLVDRCGTVYEGRAGGIDRAVVGAHTQGFNRESVGIAAIGTFTAGVPVPRAMTDALAALAAWKLGLSDVDPRSTVGLVSSHSLSKYPAGTSGHFSAVSGHNDGYYTHCPGAALTAALPAIRQAAARLQNR from the coding sequence ATGCGTGTCTTCCGTGGGATGTCCGCGGCGCGCGTGCCGTCGGCGGTGCGTGCGGTGCTGTGCTGTGTCCCCGGTGCCGTGGCCGTAGGGCTTCTGCTGATGTGTGCGCTGTTCGCCGGGCCCGGGGCTTCGGGGGCGCCGGGGCGGGCGGGTGACGCTCCGGTGGCGTTCGCCGGGCTCGGCGAGCGGGCGGGCGTGACCGGGCGGTATCCCACGATGCCGGCGGCCGCGGCGCCGGTGCGGCGGGCCGTGGGGCATCCCGCGGTGCGGCCTCGCGTCGTGCCGCGCGCCCAGTGGCTGGCCGGTGCGGTGCGGGAGCCGCCGCCGGCCCGGTATGCCGACCGGGTCCAGGCGGTGTTCGTGCACCACACGGACTCCCCGAACAGCTACGACTGCGCCGATACCCCGCGCATCATCCGTTATCTGTACGCAGGCCAGGTCGAGGGCAGACAGTGGGACGACATCGGCTACAACTTCCTCGTCGACCGGTGCGGGACCGTCTACGAAGGGCGTGCGGGCGGCATCGACCGGGCCGTGGTCGGGGCGCACACGCAGGGCTTCAACCGGGAGTCGGTGGGGATCGCGGCGATCGGGACGTTCACGGCCGGGGTTCCCGTTCCCCGGGCGATGACCGATGCCTTGGCGGCCCTCGCCGCGTGGAAGCTCGGGCTCTCGGACGTGGACCCGCGCTCCACGGTGGGGCTGGTCTCCTCGCACAGCCTCAGCAAGTATCCGGCGGGGACGAGCGGGCACTTCAGCGCGGTGTCCGGGCACAACGACGGCTACTACACGCACTGCCCGGGTGCGGCACTGACGGCGGCCCTCCCCGCGATCAGGCAGGCGGCCGCACGGCTGCAGAACCGGTAG
- a CDS encoding DUF4240 domain-containing protein, translating into MDETEFWEIVDRTRVAAEGDPEDHADLLTERLLELEPDMVLDFARHFEARYNRAYRWDLWGASWIILGGASDDAFDYFRCWLIGQGREVFEGALHDPDSLADLLDDFDEEIDGDGEELGYAADEAYEQLTGVVTPDLGIAPAPQEPEGTPLDFEDEAAMAQRYPKLWERFGGAVD; encoded by the coding sequence ATGGACGAGACGGAGTTCTGGGAGATCGTGGACCGCACCCGCGTGGCCGCCGAGGGCGACCCCGAGGACCACGCCGACCTGCTCACCGAGAGGCTGCTCGAGCTCGAGCCGGACATGGTGCTCGACTTCGCCCGTCACTTCGAGGCCCGCTACAACCGTGCGTACCGCTGGGACCTCTGGGGAGCTTCCTGGATCATCCTCGGCGGCGCGAGCGACGACGCCTTCGACTACTTCCGCTGCTGGCTGATCGGCCAGGGGCGTGAGGTCTTCGAGGGGGCCCTGCACGACCCCGACTCGCTCGCGGACCTCCTCGACGACTTCGACGAGGAGATCGACGGCGACGGCGAGGAGTTGGGCTACGCGGCGGACGAGGCCTACGAGCAGCTCACCGGCGTCGTCACCCCCGACCTCGGCATCGCTCCCGCCCCTCAGGAGCCGGAGGGGACACCGCTCGACTTCGAGGACGAGGCGGCGATGGCCCAGCGCTACCCCAAGCTGTGGGAACGCTTCGGCGGGGCGGTCGACTGA
- a CDS encoding GNAT family N-acetyltransferase, whose protein sequence is MPDTHIRTALPDDEEALGRIDRVTWSTLHAVQPAPQLPYPPFFSDRFGPRDHLVAEVDGVVVGYIRLGFPTSLLANAHVRQILGFAVADEARGKGVGRLLVRAAVEEARRQGARRVTLRVLGHNTPARTLYASEGFVVEGVLPGEFFLDGAYVDDVLMGRVL, encoded by the coding sequence ATGCCGGACACGCACATACGTACCGCTCTGCCGGACGACGAAGAAGCCCTGGGCCGCATCGACCGCGTCACCTGGTCCACCCTGCACGCGGTGCAGCCGGCTCCGCAGCTCCCGTACCCGCCGTTCTTCAGCGACCGCTTCGGCCCCCGCGACCACTTGGTCGCCGAGGTCGACGGCGTGGTGGTCGGCTACATACGGCTCGGTTTCCCCACCTCCCTCCTCGCCAACGCCCACGTGCGCCAGATCCTGGGCTTCGCCGTCGCGGACGAGGCACGCGGCAAGGGAGTGGGCCGCCTCCTCGTCAGGGCCGCGGTGGAGGAGGCCCGCCGCCAGGGCGCGCGGCGCGTCACGCTGCGGGTGCTCGGCCACAACACCCCCGCCCGGACGCTCTACGCCTCCGAGGGCTTCGTGGTCGAGGGGGTGCTGCCGGGTGAGTTCTTCCTCGACGGCGCGTACGTGGACGACGTGCTGATGGGGCGCGTGCTCTGA